In Candidatus Methylomirabilota bacterium, the following are encoded in one genomic region:
- a CDS encoding 50S ribosomal protein L32 → MPLPKRRHSNTRSRKRRSHDALTTPNLVECPNCHERKLPHRACPACGHYRGREVVKREEA, encoded by the coding sequence ATGCCCCTGCCAAAACGTCGTCACAGTAATACCCGGTCGCGAAAGCGACGCTCCCATGACGCCTTGACGACCCCCAATCTTGTGGAGTGTCCCAACTGCCATGAGCGGAAGCTGCCCCACCGGGCGTGTCCGGCCTGTGGGCATTATCGTGGTCGGGAGGTCGTGAAGCGGGAAGAGGCCTAG
- a CDS encoding nucleoside-diphosphate kinase, which produces MEQTLVIVKPDAVARGLIGEVIRRFEAEGLVVCGLKMLWLGQKEAEGFYQVHRQRPFFGSLTHFMASGPCVAMVLEGEEAIGRVRTLMGATNPAEAAEGTLRRSFATSIEKNVVHGSDSATSVAFEIPYFFNRLEIQPTIERRGIGTT; this is translated from the coding sequence ATGGAGCAAACCTTAGTGATTGTGAAGCCGGATGCCGTCGCCAGGGGTCTGATCGGCGAGGTCATTCGGCGGTTCGAGGCGGAAGGGTTGGTGGTCTGCGGGTTGAAAATGCTGTGGCTTGGACAGAAAGAGGCGGAAGGTTTCTATCAGGTGCATCGGCAGCGACCATTTTTTGGGAGCCTCACCCATTTCATGGCCTCCGGTCCGTGCGTCGCCATGGTCCTTGAAGGGGAAGAGGCGATCGGGCGTGTGCGGACGCTGATGGGTGCCACCAACCCGGCTGAGGCTGCGGAGGGGACGTTGCGGCGCAGCTTTGCGACCAGCATCGAGAAGAACGTTGTGCATGGCTCCGACTCAGCGACGTCTGTCGCCTTTGAGATCCCCTACTTTTTTAATCGTCTGGAGATTCAGCCCACGATCGAGCGGCGAGGGATCGGTACGACGTAG
- a CDS encoding succinate--CoA ligase subunit alpha encodes MSVLVDRQTRVVVQGLTGKEGTFHALACRAYGTRVVAGVTPGKGGMHHEGFPVFDTVREAVDREGANTALIFVPAAFAAEAVLEAIDAAVPLVVCITEGIPIQDMVRVSRILSGSNTRLIGPNCPGIISPGEAKVGIMPGHIHKQGYVGVISRSGTLTYEAVNQLTRLGVGQSTCVGIGGDPIIGTTFVDCLALFETDPTTHAILMIGEIGGVAEEEAAVFVQRHVSKPVIAYIAGVAAPAERRMGHAGAIISGGKGTAMEKIAALERAGITVVRNPTEIGATVKKRVADS; translated from the coding sequence ATGAGCGTACTCGTTGATCGACAGACACGGGTGGTGGTGCAGGGGTTGACCGGCAAGGAGGGGACCTTCCATGCCCTTGCGTGTCGGGCATACGGGACCCGCGTGGTTGCCGGGGTGACGCCGGGCAAAGGGGGCATGCACCACGAAGGCTTTCCGGTCTTTGACACCGTGCGCGAGGCCGTGGACCGCGAGGGCGCCAATACCGCCCTGATCTTTGTCCCGGCTGCCTTCGCCGCCGAGGCCGTCTTGGAAGCGATCGATGCAGCGGTCCCGCTGGTGGTGTGTATCACGGAAGGGATCCCGATTCAGGACATGGTGCGGGTGAGCCGTATCCTCAGCGGATCGAACACCCGTCTGATAGGACCGAACTGTCCTGGAATTATCTCTCCGGGAGAAGCGAAGGTCGGGATTATGCCGGGACACATCCACAAGCAAGGTTATGTCGGGGTCATCTCGCGGAGCGGAACGCTCACCTATGAGGCGGTCAATCAGCTCACGCGCCTCGGTGTAGGTCAATCAACCTGCGTGGGGATCGGTGGCGATCCAATTATCGGGACGACCTTCGTCGATTGCCTGGCACTCTTTGAAACCGATCCGACGACCCACGCCATTCTGATGATCGGCGAGATCGGAGGTGTTGCTGAAGAGGAGGCTGCGGTATTTGTGCAGCGTCACGTCTCGAAACCGGTCATTGCCTACATTGCCGGGGTCGCGGCGCCTGCAGAGCGACGCATGGGTCACGCGGGGGCCATCATATCCGGCGGAAAAGGAACGGCAATGGAGAAGATCGCTGCGTTGGAACGCGCCGGCATCACGGTCGTTCGCAACCCGACCGAGATCGGTGCGACGGTGAAAAAGCGTGTAGCTGACAGTTGA
- a CDS encoding ADP-forming succinate--CoA ligase subunit beta, which yields MKIHEFQAKAILGAYGVPIPKGEVATTPAEARDAAERLGGAVVLKAQIHAGGRGKAGGVQLASSPQEAEGIAQRLIGSRLVTHQTGREGKVVKRILVEEQLAVGRELYAGIVLDHQAARPVIMVSAAGGVEIEAVAATDPGQISRVVVDPAIQLQPFHIRRLVAGLALPPSIRRTAGGLLSALYRAFQEKDCSLVEINPLVVTTDGSLLALDAKLNVDDNAMFRHPELAALRDPDEELPLEVEASRFGLNYIKLNGTVGCMVNGAGLAMATMDLVKLVGGEPANFLDVGGGASADQIERAFRILVSDRSVKAVLINIFGGILRCDRLAEGVIRAARALQVSWPIVLRMEGTNVDEGKRMLAESGLNFITADGMQEAAELAVNAAKATVCG from the coding sequence ATGAAGATTCATGAATTTCAGGCGAAGGCGATCCTGGGCGCGTACGGGGTGCCGATCCCAAAAGGGGAGGTAGCCACCACACCCGCTGAGGCCAGGGACGCGGCCGAGCGACTTGGCGGCGCCGTGGTGCTGAAGGCCCAAATTCACGCGGGCGGCCGCGGGAAGGCCGGCGGGGTCCAATTAGCATCGTCACCGCAAGAGGCCGAAGGAATTGCGCAGCGACTCATCGGTTCGCGCCTGGTCACGCATCAGACCGGTCGCGAAGGCAAGGTCGTGAAGCGAATCCTCGTCGAGGAGCAACTGGCCGTCGGTCGCGAGCTGTACGCCGGGATCGTCCTGGATCATCAGGCGGCGCGGCCGGTCATCATGGTGAGCGCGGCCGGGGGGGTCGAGATCGAAGCGGTGGCGGCGACCGATCCGGGCCAGATCAGCAGGGTCGTCGTTGATCCGGCCATTCAGCTTCAGCCCTTTCATATTCGTCGACTGGTGGCGGGTTTGGCATTGCCGCCGTCGATCCGGCGAACGGCCGGCGGTCTCCTGTCCGCCCTGTATCGCGCGTTTCAGGAGAAAGACTGTTCGTTGGTCGAGATCAACCCCCTTGTGGTGACTACCGACGGCAGCCTCCTGGCGCTGGATGCCAAGCTGAATGTCGACGACAACGCCATGTTTCGCCACCCGGAGCTGGCGGCGCTGCGCGATCCGGACGAGGAGCTCCCGCTCGAGGTAGAGGCCTCGCGATTCGGACTCAACTATATTAAGCTGAACGGGACCGTGGGATGTATGGTCAACGGGGCCGGCTTAGCCATGGCGACGATGGATCTGGTCAAGCTGGTCGGCGGCGAGCCCGCTAATTTTCTCGATGTTGGAGGCGGCGCCAGTGCCGACCAGATCGAACGGGCATTTCGTATTTTGGTTTCGGATCGGTCGGTTAAGGCGGTGTTGATTAATATCTTCGGAGGCATCCTGCGGTGCGACCGGCTCGCGGAAGGGGTAATCCGCGCGGCGCGGGCGCTGCAGGTGAGCTGGCCGATCGTCCTTCGGATGGAGGGGACCAACGTGGACGAAGGCAAGCGCATGCTGGCCGAGTCCGGCCTGAATTTCATCACGGCGGACGGGATGCAGGAAGCGGCCGAGTTGGCGGTGAACGCCGCCAAGGCGACAGTCTGCGGGTGA
- a CDS encoding DEAD/DEAH box helicase, with protein sequence MRPVTAHPAGRSSAPHITLEVDRFVDELRRGYATRGHLVHLRHIPSKSPSFSDLSHPLPEPLHDALRRIGVERLYTHQCAAIEAARAGSHPLVVTSTASGKSLTYLLPILEHLLNDRSARALLLFPIKALEQDQLKTLQTLLPPGAGIEAAIVDGDTPASRREKLRANPPQLLLSNPDLLHLSLLPYHAQWRELWRNLRYVVLDELHTYRGVFGSHIAHVLRRLRRVAAAYGSQPQFIACSATISNPLGLSAQLTGHAFHLIDADGAPQQGKRFLLINPSGSPYTEATDLLLRCLRNGLKTIAFAKARKIAELIAMWARQADRTLGDRLAAYRAGFTADERRAIERGLFSEQLAGVVTTSALELGIDVGGLDACLLVGYPGSITSTWQRGGRVGRGRREALIILIALPDALDQYFFRHPDDFFGRPYEAAIVDPGNDQILAAHVVAAASEVPLRSDDPFYAAEKELIQALHDQGRLLLSADGTEWYARERNPQRRINIRSLGESCTILNEAGRAIGTIDGIRAVHECHPGAVYLHQGQQYEVLNLDLIQHKVHARPVTVDYYTTPLAEKDTEILEILESRDHRGIPYRLGRLKVTERVLGYERRRILGQDKIGSYRLDLPPHTFETVGLWFEVPDGLRAAVDQAGCHFMGSIHAVEHAMIGLFPLYALCDRSDIGGISYPIHPQVGRAAIFIYDGYPGGIGLTERGFRVLPELFLKTRQLLEECLCETGCPSCVHSPKCGSGNKPLDKPGAHLTLQGLLGEASWAETTQPRSQHLSMTVSDPRVVEEPRAASTAPSALVFDLETQRSADEVGGWEHRDRMGLAVGVVYDLDRAEFRVYTESQVEALIRDLVGARLIIGFNLRRFDFDVLRAYADLDWNALPTLDILECIYRRLGFRLKLDHLTQETLGERKSADGLQSLAWFKAGEIERVIEYCKQDVFLTKRLYDFGRQHGYLLYRDIQGRAVRLPVDFDENLFSRQSM encoded by the coding sequence ATGCGACCTGTCACGGCACATCCCGCTGGGCGATCCTCTGCGCCTCACATCACCCTCGAGGTCGATCGGTTCGTCGACGAGTTGCGCCGAGGCTACGCGACCCGGGGCCACCTTGTCCACCTCAGACACATCCCTTCAAAATCACCGAGTTTTTCTGATCTGTCTCATCCTTTACCCGAGCCGCTTCATGACGCACTGCGAAGAATCGGCGTTGAGCGGCTCTACACGCATCAGTGTGCGGCGATCGAGGCGGCCCGCGCCGGCAGTCATCCCTTGGTCGTGACCTCCACCGCATCCGGGAAAAGTCTCACCTATCTCTTGCCGATCCTCGAACACCTGCTGAACGATCGTTCGGCCCGAGCCCTGCTGTTGTTCCCGATCAAGGCGCTGGAGCAGGATCAATTGAAGACGCTGCAGACACTGCTGCCTCCCGGTGCAGGGATCGAGGCCGCCATCGTGGACGGCGACACGCCGGCCTCTCGGCGCGAGAAGCTTCGAGCGAATCCGCCCCAGCTTCTGCTGAGTAACCCGGACCTGCTGCATCTGTCGTTGCTGCCGTATCATGCGCAGTGGCGCGAGTTGTGGCGCAACCTCCGCTATGTCGTGCTCGATGAACTGCACACCTATCGCGGGGTCTTTGGCTCGCACATCGCCCACGTCCTGCGACGCCTGCGGCGGGTAGCGGCTGCCTACGGATCACAGCCGCAGTTCATCGCCTGCTCGGCGACGATCAGCAATCCCCTCGGCCTGTCGGCGCAACTGACCGGCCATGCCTTTCACCTGATCGATGCCGATGGCGCGCCCCAGCAGGGCAAGCGTTTCCTCCTGATCAATCCGAGCGGCAGCCCCTACACCGAGGCGACCGATCTGCTGCTCCGATGCCTCCGAAACGGGCTCAAGACCATCGCCTTCGCCAAGGCCAGAAAGATCGCCGAGTTGATCGCCATGTGGGCCCGCCAAGCCGATCGAACGCTCGGCGACCGACTGGCCGCTTATCGAGCCGGTTTTACGGCCGACGAGCGCCGAGCCATCGAACGGGGGTTGTTCAGCGAACAACTAGCCGGGGTTGTAACAACCTCTGCCCTCGAGCTTGGAATCGATGTGGGCGGACTGGACGCCTGTCTCCTCGTCGGGTATCCCGGCAGCATCACCAGTACCTGGCAACGGGGCGGCCGGGTGGGCCGTGGCCGACGAGAGGCGCTGATCATCTTGATCGCGCTGCCTGATGCCCTCGATCAGTATTTCTTCCGCCATCCGGACGACTTCTTCGGTCGGCCCTACGAAGCGGCGATCGTCGATCCCGGCAACGATCAGATTCTGGCGGCACACGTGGTGGCGGCGGCCTCGGAGGTGCCGTTACGTTCGGATGATCCGTTCTATGCCGCCGAAAAGGAACTCATCCAGGCGCTGCACGACCAAGGACGGTTGCTGTTGTCGGCGGATGGGACGGAATGGTACGCCAGGGAACGCAACCCCCAGCGCCGCATCAATATCCGCTCCCTCGGGGAGAGCTGCACAATCCTGAACGAGGCCGGCCGGGCGATCGGTACCATTGACGGGATACGCGCCGTCCACGAGTGTCATCCGGGGGCCGTCTATCTTCATCAGGGACAACAGTACGAGGTCTTGAACCTGGACCTGATTCAGCACAAGGTCCACGCCAGACCGGTGACTGTCGATTACTACACCACACCACTCGCCGAAAAGGATACGGAGATCCTTGAGATCCTGGAATCCAGGGACCACCGGGGGATCCCTTATCGCCTCGGTCGGCTGAAGGTGACCGAGCGGGTGCTTGGGTATGAGCGCAGACGGATCCTCGGTCAGGATAAGATCGGCTCGTATCGCCTGGATCTGCCGCCTCACACCTTTGAAACGGTCGGGCTCTGGTTCGAGGTGCCCGACGGCCTGAGGGCGGCCGTCGATCAGGCGGGGTGCCACTTCATGGGCAGTATTCATGCGGTAGAACATGCCATGATCGGCCTCTTCCCGCTTTATGCCCTCTGCGATCGCTCTGATATCGGCGGGATCTCGTACCCGATCCACCCCCAGGTCGGCCGCGCGGCCATTTTTATCTACGACGGTTATCCCGGCGGGATCGGGCTGACTGAGCGCGGGTTTCGGGTCCTGCCGGAGCTGTTCCTGAAGACACGACAACTCCTGGAAGAGTGTCTGTGCGAAACGGGATGCCCCTCGTGCGTTCACTCGCCCAAGTGCGGTTCGGGCAATAAACCGCTCGATAAACCCGGCGCCCACCTGACGCTGCAAGGACTGCTCGGGGAGGCGTCATGGGCCGAGACGACACAGCCGCGCTCTCAACACCTGTCGATGACTGTATCGGACCCACGGGTCGTGGAAGAACCTCGGGCCGCCTCTACGGCACCCTCTGCCCTGGTCTTTGACCTGGAGACGCAGCGCAGCGCCGACGAGGTCGGTGGATGGGAGCATCGGGATCGGATGGGCCTTGCGGTCGGCGTCGTTTACGACCTGGATCGGGCAGAGTTTCGCGTCTATACCGAGTCGCAGGTTGAGGCATTGATCCGCGATCTGGTCGGCGCGCGTCTCATCATTGGATTTAACCTGCGACGTTTTGACTTTGATGTCTTGCGGGCGTATGCCGACCTCGACTGGAATGCCCTACCCACACTGGATATCCTGGAGTGTATCTACCGACGATTGGGTTTCCGGCTGAAGCTGGATCATCTGACCCAAGAGACGCTGGGAGAAAGGAAGTCGGCGGATGGTCTCCAAAGCCTGGCCTGGTTTAAGGCGGGCGAGATCGAGCGGGTCATCGAATATTGCAAACAGGATGTCTTCCTGACCAAACGGCTGTATGACTTCGGACGACAGCACGGCTATCTTTTGTACCGGGACATCCAGGGGCGAGCGGTCCGGCTGCCGGTCGATTTTGATGAAAACCTATTTTCGCGGCAATCCATGTAG
- a CDS encoding SAM-dependent methyltransferase, with translation MVALDYKQITRAYAILSPMYDLLFDKIFLPGRVAAIPLLGIKPNDVVLEVGIGTGLNLPLYPQDCHLVGIDLSSEMLSKARDKVREYGMTNVTIKEMDASKLEFPDEHFDHVLATYVISAVPEPVQVLREIKRVCKKKGHIVILNHFKSENPVVGTMEELIAPLCTRLGFKTDLKLMPVLRAAQLIPEQLHRVNLLNGWRLVRCLNE, from the coding sequence ATGGTTGCCTTAGATTACAAGCAGATCACGCGGGCCTATGCCATATTGTCCCCTATGTATGATCTCCTGTTCGATAAGATCTTTCTTCCGGGACGGGTCGCGGCGATACCGCTTCTTGGAATCAAACCAAACGACGTGGTACTCGAGGTAGGGATCGGCACAGGATTGAACCTTCCACTCTACCCGCAAGATTGCCACCTTGTGGGGATCGATCTGTCCTCGGAGATGCTCAGCAAGGCTAGAGACAAGGTCAGGGAATACGGGATGACCAACGTCACCATTAAAGAGATGGACGCATCGAAACTGGAGTTCCCGGACGAACATTTCGACCATGTATTGGCCACATACGTCATCAGTGCGGTTCCGGAGCCGGTTCAGGTCCTTCGAGAGATCAAGCGGGTGTGCAAGAAGAAGGGTCACATCGTGATCTTGAACCATTTCAAGAGTGAGAACCCGGTTGTCGGCACCATGGAGGAGTTGATTGCACCGCTCTGTACGAGGCTCGGGTTTAAAACCGACCTGAAGCTGATGCCGGTCCTCAGGGCGGCGCAACTGATCCCGGAGCAGTTGCATCGCGTGAATCTCCTGAACGGATGGCGTCTCGTCCGTTGTCTGAATGAATAG
- a CDS encoding bifunctional nuclease family protein, producing MNRPRHGWAPGPTVAFVSLLTLWLLVPLTAVLAEEPNGLYEMEVLGVAPTSGGEQAAVLLRGKSAKRELTLFVGPLEAQSIAVPLQQLKPPRPLTHDLTLSILTALRAHLGRIVISDFKDNIYYATLSIEIDGKEITVDSRPSDAIALALRSGVPIYANNKALDGVGVNQPTR from the coding sequence ATGAATAGGCCGAGACACGGGTGGGCGCCAGGGCCGACCGTCGCGTTTGTCTCGTTGCTCACCCTCTGGTTGCTGGTCCCTCTGACCGCCGTGCTGGCCGAAGAACCGAACGGCCTCTATGAAATGGAAGTGTTGGGCGTGGCTCCGACGTCTGGAGGCGAGCAGGCCGCGGTGCTCCTTCGCGGCAAGAGCGCCAAGCGCGAGCTTACACTCTTTGTCGGACCTCTTGAAGCCCAAAGCATCGCAGTCCCACTCCAGCAACTGAAGCCTCCCCGTCCCTTGACGCACGATCTGACCCTGTCTATCCTGACGGCCCTCCGTGCTCACCTTGGACGAATCGTCATCAGCGACTTCAAGGATAATATCTACTATGCGACCCTCTCTATCGAGATCGACGGTAAAGAGATTACAGTCGACAGCCGCCCGAGCGACGCCATTGCCCTTGCGCTGCGGTCGGGGGTCCCCATTTACGCGAATAACAAGGCGCTGGACGGCGTAGGCGTGAATCAGCCGACCCGGTAA
- a CDS encoding peptidase M28 codes for MTQIDRLRGIADTVSKAGVRAHLERLVGARDPFDGYGRMEAAAETIAEGFRGLDLQITEDRFRCERRWYRNVIALQPGSIRHRQVLLVAHYDTVPNSPGADDNASGVAGLLEAAAALAGRQFAQDLVFIAFALEEYGNPGSLHYVEQAAANGTPIGGVFDLEMIGYTGPNQRIPAGIDAPTVGDFIGVVGNRRSDGLVALFTKTATLVAPTLPVRTFVVEGNGEDLPLVRQSDHAPFWDAGYPALMITDTAFLRNPHYHLASDTLDTLNLRFLQQVTAVAAASAASLADLA; via the coding sequence GTGACACAGATCGATCGTCTCCGCGGAATCGCGGACACCGTCTCCAAGGCAGGGGTTCGGGCCCACCTCGAGCGACTTGTCGGGGCGAGGGATCCGTTTGACGGCTATGGTCGCATGGAGGCAGCCGCCGAGACGATCGCAGAGGGCTTCAGGGGCCTGGACCTGCAGATAACCGAGGATCGCTTCAGGTGCGAGCGTCGCTGGTACCGGAATGTGATCGCCTTACAGCCGGGATCGATCCGGCATAGACAGGTCCTACTGGTTGCCCACTACGACACCGTTCCGAACAGCCCTGGGGCTGACGATAATGCCAGCGGTGTCGCCGGCCTCCTTGAGGCCGCGGCGGCCTTGGCCGGCCGTCAATTCGCGCAGGATCTGGTCTTCATCGCCTTCGCCCTCGAGGAGTACGGGAACCCCGGCAGTCTGCATTATGTCGAGCAGGCCGCGGCTAATGGCACGCCGATAGGCGGAGTCTTCGACCTGGAGATGATCGGCTATACCGGGCCGAACCAACGGATCCCTGCCGGAATCGATGCGCCTACGGTGGGCGATTTCATCGGCGTGGTGGGGAATCGGCGTTCGGATGGACTGGTTGCCCTCTTTACGAAGACGGCGACCCTGGTCGCCCCTACGTTGCCTGTACGGACGTTCGTGGTTGAGGGAAACGGGGAGGACCTGCCGCTTGTGCGCCAGAGCGACCATGCGCCGTTCTGGGATGCCGGGTACCCGGCCCTCATGATTACCGATACCGCTTTCCTACGCAATCCACACTATCATCTTGCTTCAGACACCCTCGATACGCTTAATCTTCGCTTTCTGCAGCAGGTAACGGCGGTTGCGGCCGCCTCAGCCGCATCGCTGGCCGACCTCGCTTGA
- a CDS encoding exosortase system-associated protein, TIGR04073 family, whose amino-acid sequence MGGPMKIALFGMVMASVVLIGGLSATTCAEEWSAPVAASQKAVRGVANAGLGMVEVPKTVYYDTLEDGPVYGFTVGVLEGLSWGIARTLTGVYEIVTFPFPLPDAYRPIYQPPYPFEPGKTDLAD is encoded by the coding sequence ATGGGAGGACCGATGAAGATTGCACTGTTTGGAATGGTGATGGCGTCAGTAGTGTTGATCGGCGGGCTGTCTGCGACGACCTGTGCAGAGGAATGGTCTGCGCCGGTGGCGGCATCCCAGAAGGCCGTTCGCGGGGTGGCGAATGCCGGGCTTGGCATGGTGGAGGTGCCGAAGACGGTCTACTACGATACACTTGAGGACGGGCCGGTGTACGGGTTTACTGTCGGGGTCCTGGAGGGACTCAGTTGGGGTATTGCGCGCACACTCACAGGGGTCTATGAAATCGTCACCTTCCCATTTCCACTTCCCGACGCCTATCGTCCGATCTACCAACCCCCATATCCGTTTGAGCCCGGAAAGACAGATCTCGCCGACTGA
- a CDS encoding amidohydrolase, whose product MVGKEEIVGAVDRLAGTLTATGRFLHLHPELAYEERESARHLISLLKAHHFDVIEGAGGLPTAFIASAGVDRPSATIAFLAEYDALPSLGHACGHNLIAAGSVGAALALQPFLDRLHGRVLVVGCPAEEKGGGKIALVKSGLFADVDAALLIHPSNRTEIFKGALAMRALQVEFFGKASHAAASPHLGINALDAVVLAFTNVNALRQQLRDDARIHGIISDGGIAPNIIPDHTVARFCIRALDLEYLHDLYGRVVACFEAAARATGTTLTVRDEGEEYHPMKCNRVLGALLRVNLETLGERIEQTPEDQHLGSTDVGNVSQVVPTIHPTIALTDNPEVVNHSAAFAEAAGGPAGDRAMLLSAKALAMTAVDLFTDPTHVRQIQTEFEP is encoded by the coding sequence ATGGTAGGCAAAGAAGAGATCGTCGGCGCCGTCGATCGATTGGCGGGCACACTGACCGCCACCGGCCGTTTTCTTCACCTGCACCCGGAGTTGGCCTACGAAGAGCGGGAGTCGGCGCGGCATCTCATCTCATTGCTCAAGGCACATCACTTCGACGTCATCGAGGGGGCCGGCGGCTTACCGACTGCGTTTATCGCCTCGGCCGGTGTCGACCGCCCGTCGGCCACCATCGCCTTTCTCGCCGAATATGATGCGCTCCCCTCTCTTGGCCATGCCTGTGGTCATAATCTGATCGCAGCCGGTTCGGTCGGCGCCGCGTTAGCCTTACAGCCGTTTCTCGACAGACTTCACGGACGGGTCCTTGTCGTTGGCTGTCCCGCCGAGGAAAAGGGCGGGGGGAAAATCGCCCTCGTAAAATCCGGTCTCTTCGCCGATGTCGACGCCGCGCTGCTGATTCACCCCAGCAACCGAACCGAGATCTTCAAGGGCGCATTGGCGATGCGCGCGCTCCAGGTCGAGTTTTTCGGAAAGGCGAGTCATGCCGCAGCGTCCCCCCATCTCGGGATCAACGCCCTCGATGCCGTGGTCCTGGCCTTCACTAATGTGAACGCGCTTCGCCAACAGCTCCGGGATGACGCCAGGATCCACGGGATCATCAGCGACGGCGGAATCGCGCCCAACATTATCCCGGATCATACCGTCGCCCGGTTCTGTATCCGGGCGCTGGACCTCGAGTACCTGCACGATCTGTATGGCCGTGTGGTCGCCTGCTTTGAGGCCGCGGCCAGGGCGACAGGTACTACGCTGACGGTTCGCGATGAAGGCGAGGAATACCACCCAATGAAATGCAACCGGGTTCTCGGGGCCCTCCTTCGCGTTAATCTGGAGACGTTGGGTGAACGGATTGAACAAACACCAGAGGATCAGCACCTTGGGTCCACTGACGTAGGCAACGTCAGTCAGGTCGTTCCGACGATCCATCCAACCATCGCCCTCACCGACAATCCGGAGGTGGTCAACCACTCCGCCGCCTTTGCCGAGGCGGCCGGAGGACCGGCCGGCGATCGGGCCATGCTGCTCTCGGCCAAGGCGCTGGCCATGACGGCGGTGGATCTGTTTACCGATCCTACCCACGTACGACAGATACAGACAGAATTCGAGCCTTGA
- a CDS encoding anhydro-N-acetylmuramic acid kinase has product MKIIGLMSGTSADGVDAALVEITPEAGRLTLRLLHFEVSPFPGTLRRRILGLADAGSGATSEICRLNVLLGELFAKAAALVARRAGVPLGEVALIGSHGQTIAHLPTPTQEYGVSVRSTLQIGEPSVIAERTGVTTVADFRPRDMAAGGEGAPLTPYLHALLFRHPRRHRIVLNLGGIANLTFLPRGRGLRGIVAFDTGPGNVLIDGMVARLSGGAMDADLDGRIAQAGHVNLRLLRFLMAHPYLKRRPPKSTGRETFGPALIDAILQRTADRVISEEDAVATVTAFTAESVTLHVKRDLPHDATAADLIICGGGVNNPILIKRLHETLPGCRLLTADEAGFPARAMEASAFALLAYLAAYSRPGNLPQITGARHSAILGKIVPGRTFHGI; this is encoded by the coding sequence ATGAAAATTATCGGGCTCATGTCGGGGACCTCGGCTGATGGGGTCGATGCTGCCCTTGTTGAAATTACCCCGGAAGCCGGGCGACTTACACTGCGGCTCTTACACTTTGAGGTCTCGCCCTTCCCGGGTACGCTTCGCCGGCGAATTCTCGGACTGGCGGACGCCGGATCCGGTGCCACCTCAGAAATCTGCCGCTTGAATGTACTGCTTGGTGAGCTTTTTGCGAAAGCGGCGGCATTGGTGGCCCGACGTGCGGGCGTCCCCTTAGGTGAAGTGGCCCTGATCGGTTCGCACGGACAGACTATTGCCCATTTACCGACACCTACACAAGAGTATGGGGTCTCGGTTCGCTCGACGTTACAGATCGGCGAACCATCAGTTATTGCTGAGCGAACGGGAGTCACGACGGTAGCCGATTTTCGCCCTCGGGATATGGCTGCGGGCGGAGAGGGAGCGCCGCTGACTCCGTACCTGCATGCGCTCCTGTTTCGCCATCCCCGGCGACACCGGATTGTCCTGAACCTGGGCGGGATCGCGAACCTCACCTTCTTGCCGCGGGGGCGTGGACTGCGCGGCATCGTCGCATTCGATACCGGCCCCGGCAATGTCCTGATTGACGGCATGGTGGCACGATTGAGCGGCGGCGCGATGGACGCCGATCTGGATGGTCGCATCGCGCAAGCGGGACACGTGAACTTACGACTGTTGCGCTTTCTGATGGCTCATCCCTACTTGAAACGCCGACCACCCAAGAGCACCGGTCGGGAAACCTTCGGTCCGGCCTTGATCGACGCTATACTTCAGCGCACTGCAGACCGGGTCATCTCTGAGGAGGATGCCGTTGCGACCGTCACCGCCTTTACGGCGGAGTCGGTGACCCTTCACGTCAAACGGGATCTTCCGCATGACGCTACCGCAGCAGACCTGATCATCTGCGGCGGCGGTGTCAACAATCCGATCCTGATCAAGCGGCTTCACGAGACGCTACCCGGGTGTCGTCTCCTGACGGCCGACGAGGCGGGCTTCCCTGCCCGTGCCATGGAGGCTTCGGCCTTTGCCTTGCTCGCATATCTGGCAGCATACAGCCGGCCGGGGAACCTCCCCCAGATCACCGGCGCACGGCATTCTGCGATCCTTGGTAAAATCGTTCCAGGACGGACATTTCACGGAATCTGA